GCACAACATCTCAGCAGGATGTTGTGTCGCATCGGGGGAAGCGTTCACCACGGGGGCAGAGTCCGCAACAGGCGTTGAGACCGTCGCTGGGAGCTCGTgctcttcatcaacctcggAAATAGGCGTCAGGGCCGCTGGGTCAACGGTagtgttgttttgtgtgttgtgAAGTGTTGAGAGGGAATCTGGCTTGGCCAGAGTGCTGTGCCCATCTTGTGAGCCGAATAATGGTTGTGAGAAGCTGAGTTGCGATGAGAGTCTGAGGGCGTCGAAGGTCTCTGGTGACCCGGCCCCAGCACCGAGCCTGGCGGCGTTGCGGAGTTGTTCGAGAAGAAACTCGTTGGTTTGGGTGGCCTTGGCGAGAGCGGCCTCCAACTCCTGGTTGCGCTTCTCAAgaccctccacctccaagcGCTTGCGCTCCCGAGAGGACTGGGCCGCGCGACGGTTGCGTAGGACGCGCTCCACGCGGCGCTGCTCCTTCTCATCTTCAGTCTTGGCACGTTTCCTAAAAGCTGGTGTTAGCTCCATGATTTGTTGTGGGGAAAGACCCCTGATGGGTCCACATGATTGCATCATCGTACCTTGGTGGGAGGTTGGTCTTGGGCTCTGGCAGCACCTGACCCCATgatttcctcttcttgaccgGCTTCTTCTCTGGCTCTGGGGTGCCGGCAGTCGAGGAAGGGGTCACGGGCGTCGGAGACTGTGTGTTGGCTTGGGTGAGAGCGGCGAGACTGGCCAGCATCGCGACGTCGGATGTCGGGTCCGCCATAACGGAAGGAGCGGGGGATGACTCGGCGCCGAAAAGCGAAGGGTACATCTCGCCAGGGGTCGACAGGAGAGAATCGTTTGGCGAGTTCTCAAACTTGATTGTCGGCGACGGCGTGTGCGTCTGGGTGTGGGCGGTGGACCAGGACTCCATTTTGAAttgctggtggggatgggTATCTGGGTATTTGCACCACGAAGGAGGACTTGGAGGTTTGTCGTGTTTGTTTCTGTAAGATTATGTCGCGTCGTATGCTTTGTCAATCGGTGGAGCCGGGTTTGACAAAGAAGCGGGTGGTAACAGAAAGAGTTGACTGTAAGGAGGTGCCGTCCTGAAGCCTCAATACAAATATGTCAAAGAAGGAAATTGCTAAGGATTACGCATTGCGTGTAATGACGAGGCCATCAGAAAGTGGAAGCCTTGTTCGTGACTCAAGGCTGCGGTGGAGCTGGATGGCTGCGTTGCGTGGTCAAAAGGACAGAGTGTCTTTTTTGGAAAAGAGGGTGGTCTGCTGGGGAGACGCTGTCAGACGTTGGGGCCAGGACGTGCTTTTATCTTTTGGCCACGTCGCCTGTAAAAGGGGTTGGGCTGCCTGAGGCACACATGGCCTGTGCGGTGTCATATTGAGGGCCCCACACAACCAGGAGTGACAAGAATTGCGACATCCGCATCCCAAACAGGGAAGAGCCCACAATATTCAGACGGAAGCCTGTCAGGGGCACGTCCGACGTGCATCCACCAGTGGCTCCACCATCGACTTCAGCAACACCGATCAGGGAGGAGCAATGCTCACACAACGCACTGGACCATGCAAGGAGGCGGGGGCGtattggcagcagcagcagcccttCTATTCCATCAGCCATTGAGCCTTTTCCATCAGCCCTCGCTCCGTCGAGTCGTGGGTTGACACACGCCCGTTCAAGGGGGGCCGACGGCTGAGCCAACGTCAAATGGAAGGTGGAAACGTTCCTCCCGCACTCCGGCCGCCGTACGTCTATCGCTCCACCAGATAAGcctcgtggtggtggcagatAGGTCTCGCCAAACTTAGCACCATCCACTGTGGGTTTAACTTGGACTGATGGGGATAGCGACGCTTCAACGGTCTATTGATCCGAAAGCCCATGCTTGAGGCATTCTTGCTCTCTGCATCAACTGGCGAGTTTCCGTGGTTCAGCCGATGTCTCATGCATTGATGGACAGGCGGGGGTGGCACTGAGAGCAACAACAATGTGTAGAAGACCGCCTGTACGGAGCAGCATGTCATCCGATTGCTATGGCGGAGACTTTTGGAGCAACTACGGAGTTCCCATTCGCCATGATCCATTTTGGTGATAAACAGAATGGAGTCGCTATCTCGCCACTGCCATACGCCGCGGTCAGTCTAGAGATTATTAGCAACACTTATGACTGCGGTGCCACCAGCTGCAACCTGCGCCGTTTGATCGGGAGCAAAATGCACAGAAAAATCGGGTCATTCGGGACGACTGTTGAAAGGTTGAGCCAGCCTCCGTCCCGAATCATATCACACGGTGGTACGCAATTTGGAATGGGAGAGCGACCGCATGGCAAAACCTGGAGAAGTGGATCTCGAACAGGCTGAATGACCCCGGATCCAAACACCAATAAAGCGAGCACCTGCAGCAAAGCCTTGAGAGAAGCATTGCGGAggaagctgccgaggagCTTCTCTTAGATCGGAGTTCATGGCCATTTACCAGGTGCGGTACTTCTAGAAACTGCCCTCATTAATCAATTCCATCCTCTTGGCCTGCTTCTCGTAGTGCAGGAGCTCTTCGGCATTGTACCGGGCCGTCTGGGCGACAGATATGTTAATTGAAGTCTGGATGAGTACTTTCAGTGAGAATATTGAAAGCATCGATGAGTATCTGATGCTTCGATACGCATGGTGTTTAACTCCACCCAGCAATTATCAGGCAGTGATCAAGATGGCACCGGCAACGGAGTCCTCGGCCGTATTCCTGGTTGTGTACGGCAATTGCTTTGTACGGCCTTTTGTacaacctcagcctcctccccagggGTAACTCCACTGTTGCTTCTCAATGGTTGGCTGCACTATCATGGCGGGGGTTGTAGGACAACGGCTGACTGCCTGGTGCATTGCTGATGGGTGAGAGGCATAAGCGTTGGTGCTGACGAAGTGCACTGCCATCCACTTGAAGCTGACACGGCCGCATTTCAGTATCCAACAGCCCCCAGAAGGATCACTATTCCTGCGGTCACGGGTATTCGGGGCGCTTGGCTGTGGTTACGACGTCTGCATTCGTGAGGCCGTATAGTTTGTCGTATCTACCTACACAAGCCCAGTCAAGCCCCGCTTCCCACCCAGCATTTTACTCGACGATTATCATGCCGCCCTTTGTCAACAAGATCAGCATGAATAAGCCCATCATCGGCGGCGAGAATGTGCATTCCAGAGTCTAGAGACAATATTCTGCAAGAGGGGCAACTGATTCAGATTCTGGGTGTGCCGATAATAGGCCCAAATAGGAAAGGCGTGGCATCGGAATCGAAATGCCAAGGATCATGGTCTCCCTCTGGACTCGGGCGAAGGAGCCTTCGGTGCCGGCAGAGGGAGGGTTCTTCCCCAGGGCAGGGAGCTGCTTGCACCAGAAAATTGTTTGATCGATCGCTTGGACGATCAGCGGTTGATCCAAAACCCCCTTCTTGCCACGCGCCGGTGATGAATCCACAAGTTTCCCGTTGGGGAGAGGACGGAAATCAATGGGAATCTgccattttcttttctttttttgtgcTTACTACCTTGCTCGCCTCGTTACACAAAATCTACCCTGTCAATAAATATTTCCATTCAACCccaatttctttttttgttccTGCTTCAAAGAATAACGACTCTTTGCTATTAGGCGCGCCATATATCACCGTCCAGAGGTTTTCGGATGACAATTCGGCCCTCCACCGGACCTTTCTAACAGAAGCTGCATAATATCCGGTCTAGTCAAGGATGGATTGGGAACGGCCCTCTCGGTGAGGGGAACAAGGAGGAGAGCAATGAGAAGGGCAGCGAAACTCACGGTTGCAGGCCGGGTGGAGTGGCCCGACCTCCCTCCGCTTTCCCAGGGGTTTCTTTGCAACCATCATCCACATGCTTTTGGAACCGCCGCTCTTGGAACTGCCAACAGTAGCAATGGAAGCGAGCGAAGGGGTGCACCAACCGACAACCGGTCGCTTGTTTCCGCTCCCTCTCGCTCCCCCGCATAACAATCAATCGCCAAGTCGCCTCCGCGGGACGCCATTCCCCCAGACTCCTCCAGCCGTCCAATatcccaaccccaaaggCGGCTCTGTGATCCGTGCCTGCTTGCTGCATGAGACGCACACTTTTTGGAGACGCAGCACAAACGGGACGACGGGCAAGCAAACCACAAAACCCACAACTCCACAGGCCTTAACTCCAATCGAACGAATCCATCCGTGATCGTCCCTCTTTTTCCCACCCACAGCACTCCATCCTGTGGAGCAAACTCTTTATTATGGAACCTGGGGTAAAAACCAAACGGGCCTCGAATGGAGGGATGGAGCTGGATCGGGTTGGATCCCCCCAGGTTCCCCAGATTCTCCAGGTGCCACTCATCGGTAGTGATCTTCCGCATCTTGTCCACCTATCCATTCGTTCCTTCCTTGTTCTCATTCCCCCGTTTTCTGTCATGGCGCTGGGGCTGCCTGTCACACCAATGTCAACCATGTGGATGCCCCCCAGAAGTCTGGGGTAAAGTCATGTCAAGCGGCAGGAACTCGCATGGGTAGAGCGTTGGTTCGCACATGAAGAGTGGACGGCACGCTTGCTGGTGACGGCGCCAAAGCATACAATGTCATGATGGCCCCCGGACCCTCGGTCCTCCGAAGAGAGGTATATTATGTGCTGCATGTCGCGACGTCTGAGCCATACCACCGTCCCCCGATCTCTTCACGTTCCCAACATCACGTCCTGTATGTACATGCAAGATCTCTTTCTCTTGATCACCCATCCAGACGCACATATTTTGGAAAGGCCTGTTTATGTACAATATAATACTGGCTGCTCTATGTTCAAGTCCCCCGTCTATCAATGCTTGCCACCCAATCGCCAGATCCCTAATGCCCCCAatgctccctcccccttttttatttttgcaGACCCCAAACGCCTGACACTAAACATGCTGACCGCTCAGACGCCATTATGTCTTCAGAGTTGAGCATAAAACCCCCTCAAAACAGACACACCGATTTCTGGAACTCGTTCGATTGAATGCTCCTCTAGAACTGCTCGTGGCCCCAGGGGGGGGGAACGCCCCAAGGATGAGGAGCCTTGTTGATGCCTTCAATATCGCTCGTGACCCACCCGCCGTAGAAGTCTTGCGGGGGAGACTGGGCGCGTTCGCCGTCGACATAGCACTCCCAAGGACCCGCAAAGAAGGCCAGATAGCCCTTGATGGCCTCAAAATCTTTTGGAGGCTCGTTGAACGACCAGATGCGGTTGCTCACCGTGTCAGCCGCGTTGATGGGGCTCATCATGGCGTAGTAGGTTATAGGACCTCTGAACTCGTCAAAGGAGGTACGAGGAGTCGTCGAGAGAGGAAGTCTGACGCGGGAGGGTGGGATGAAGTAAGCTACACGCGGCAAAAAGGTCAAGATTAGCGATTGGCCATGATGAGTCTGCCATTGGAAATCGATCGTCGGGTCCCTGCATATCACCGCCAGATGGGAGAGTGGACTGAGACCCCGATCTGGATGGAGCTCAACGGCCTGGCCGGGTCGCCGGAGGGAAATGGCGGGAAGACGGTGGACCGACTGACTCCATCTCCGGACTCGACCTGGCGAAATTTGTCGACTAGAAGGGGGGCAACCTACTGGGCGCGTGATGGGTCTCCAGACACCAGTAAGCCTCACCGGGCGGGCAATCGGCTATAAGTTGGCCATGCCACTTGATCTGGATGTGTCTCTGGACTCGGTCCACCACGGGGGGACGCGGAAATGTCGTGACGTTGTGTTTCCGCATCGCTGACATGTTGTAGTTACTCATgtggatggtgttttggggaGAGATGCCGTCTAAGAGTGTCTTTTCGTGGTAATCAAATGTCTCACTGGTTCAGatccgaggacgaggactgGAAGAAAATTGTCTTTCGATGCCTGAAAAGTCAAAACTAGCAGCATCCATGTGCTCCTCGCAGTGGGACCAAAGTTTTGGCTTGACGTAGACCCACTTTCACCTTTCCACGGTTCACTGTTCGTTCGCCCGAGGGGGCAGGCTCAATCCCCGTATCCGCCTTCCATTGCCGAGCGTGGTTTTGTGCACCTTCCGTCCGTGTAGACAGT
This genomic stretch from Podospora bellae-mahoneyi strain CBS 112042 chromosome 1 map unlocalized CBS112042p_1.2, whole genome shotgun sequence harbors:
- the HAC1 gene encoding transcription factor that binds to CRE motif (EggNog:ENOG503P5H7; COG:K), producing MESWSTAHTQTHTPSPTIKFENSPNDSLLSTPGEMYPSLFGAESSPAPSVMADPTSDVAMLASLAALTQANTQSPTPVTPSSTAGTPEPEKKPVKKRKSWGQVLPEPKTNLPPRKRAKTEDEKEQRRVERVLRNRRAAQSSRERKRLEVEGLEKRNQELEAALAKATQTNEFLLEQLRNAARLGAGAGSPETFDALRLSSQLSFSQPLFGSQDGHSTLAKPDSLSTLHNTQNNTTVDPAALTPISEVDEEHELPATVSTPVADSAPVVNASPDATQHPAEMLCQDLQCRSAEAPPSAWLENSQQQLRPALALYLQLQFLLTSTSALISLCQRPLMQIAMSLKAGFSLPPVPALLTTIIWLVTTPKPSRSRSTTSTLTSMTSSPTTPTSPPATSSSRSNLPPARSQTRPSSLRLRLLRKILTCSPSLARPLMDATMAALRLVSSDGFTVDRVKAGDASAAAAADGKEQQQQSGRPATWPTGVPLPSKEVLLTLLWVLKVEERRLEIRQQVSPKFGSNSCVPKTVTPTINNQARHYVLTVVSKRKPDSLEGDRKRHRFE
- a CDS encoding uncharacterized protein (EggNog:ENOG503Q3DM; COG:S) — translated: MSNYNMSAMRKHNVTTFPRPPVVDRVQRHIQIKWHGQLIADCPPGEAYWCLETHHAPTYFIPPSRVRLPLSTTPRTSFDEFRGPITYYAMMSPINAADTVSNRIWSFNEPPKDFEAIKGYLAFFAGPWECYVDGERAQSPPQDFYGGWVTSDIEGINKAPHPWGVPPPWGHEQF